In the Cytophagia bacterium CHB2 genome, GAGGGATTAAAGCGTACAACTAGCTTTTGCCGCACCTGTTACCCAAACTTCGGATTTCGATTGAGACCGCGAAATTTGCGGGAGGGCAGAACCGGACGGATCGCTGGTTGACTGCAACATCCTTGGTAGCCATGATCCTCGGTGTAAGATGCAGGAAGGCTTCAACAGCGGACCGCAATCCAGATTAAAGCATACCCCGCCGAAACGGGGGGTGGCCCGACAAAGGGCGCAAAAACTGTGTACAGAACGTGCGGAAAAGATAAGTGCTATTTTTTTGAAATGCAAGCACAGATTTTCGCCTGGAAAAATTTGTAATCGCCGTGAAAGCTTGTTAGAATTGAGCTTACTCCGTTATGGAAACGTCATGTTTGTTTGCGACAAAACTATTCGCCTGCTGAACTCGCGGGTGACGTTCGATGCTGCCTCGCGCCAGGAATCGTGCTGCGTTTCGCACGCCCACGCCGACCATGCGCGGCCGCATCAACTAACCTATGCCACGCCGGCGACGGCAGCTTTGATGCAGGCGCGCTTGGGGCGTTTGCGCATCGAGTCCGCGCCCTTCGGCCATCCCATTGAAATCGATCAGTATCGCATTTCATTTCATCCCGCCGGTCACATTCTGGGCTCGGCGCAGATCCTCGCCGAGCACCAGGGCCAGCGTTTGCTTTATACCGGCGACTTCAATTTGCAGGAAAGCGCAACGGCGGAGAAGCTTGAAATCGTCTCCGCAGATATCTTGATTATGGAATGTACCTATGGCCATCCGCGTTATCAATTCCCCGCGCGCGCCGAATTGATTGACCGGTTGTGCGGGTGGATTCACGCCGCATTGAAAAACGGTAGGATACCGGTGGTGATAGGATATGCCCTGGGTAAATCCCAGGAAGCAATGAAGATTCTCGCTGACAACGGATTCCAACTATGTGCTCATGGATCAATTATGAAGCTGGTAAGAGTCTATGAGAAGTTTGGACACGATTTCGGAACAGTCGAGCCGCTGCGAGGGAGTTCTATTTTGGAAGGAAAAGTTGTTGTCGTGCCGCGCCGTGCAGAGTTGACGCGGGTGATCAACCGCATCCCCAACAAGCGCACGCTGTTTCTGTCCGGATGGGCGATACACGAGGGCTTCAAATATCGCTGCGGTGTTGATGAGGCAATCCCTCTTTCCGATCACGCGGATTTTAAAGGGCTGCTGGAATTCGTGCGGCGCGTCAATCCCAAGAAAATTTTCATCACGCACGGCCCGGCAAATTTTGCGGTATATCTGCGCCAGCTCGGCTACGACGCACAGCCGTTGCGCGCGGTGAAACAGGGCGAGTTGTTTTGAGCGGTTGATGAAGCTTCTTTGGTCTGAACGGTCACACTGATCGGGATATAACGACTTCGGATTAAAGATGATTGCGGATTGCGAAGATTGTGAGGTAAAGATCATCAATGATTTGCGAGGTAGAATCAACTCAAATGTTAAACTTGATATTCGCCAGGAGTTCTTTCATCTCTTGCTGCAACTGTTGCAGATTCTCAATTGCCTGTTGAATATCAGTCTTGAGCAGGCGAAAGCCATTGCCTTTCATAGAGCAAATTTCCTTCTCGTAAGATTATTTCTCGAAGCGGAGGCCGCGCATCTTCGAGAGGCACTAAATCAAGCTCAGCATCAGGCGGTAAAAAACTCCAAAGCTCTTTTAGGGCGGAGAAGTATCGTTTTGCCGGCAGGCCAGCTATCGCCAAATCAATATCCGAGCGCTCATGAATGGGCCGGCCGCCCGCGAGCGAGCCGAAGAGATAAACGGCCTCGACGTCATAATGCTGCGCCAAATGCGTGGCGCATTGTGAAGCGATTTCCCGCATACGCTCGGCGCGTCTGGCTCCTGCTTCGCGCCGGAGCGCCAGCCGGTTGCGCTAACCCTCAAGATATTCGTCATATTCGCTCATCATCAACCCGATTTAACGGGCTTAACGTAACCAATGCTTTGCAATTTTGCAACCGGTAAAGACTAAATATTTCTCACTAAAATTCGTATTCTCTATTGAAAAGCAAGGTTGGCTCTGCGTCGCTGTTCCGGTAGCCCGACTTTGCAGAAAAACGGAGCGGAGTTATTGTAGAGAATCCCAAAATCTCAAACGCCGAGCGCGAATTCGCCGAATTGATCGCCGCGCATCAACGGGATCTGGTGAACCTGGCCTATCGCTTCGTGGGAAATGTCGAAGACGCCAAAGACCTGGCCCAATGGGCCTTTGCCCGGCTTTGGCTGCACCGCGAGAATCTAAAAGCCGGGCGGGAAGGGTTTTATTATCTGCGCCGCGTTTTGGTGAATCTTTGTATCGATCATTTGCGCCGGCGCGAGCCGGTGAAAGAAGATCTGTCTGCCTCGGAAGATGCGCTGCTCGAGCTTGCGCCGGATCCGCTGCAAGCGCTCGAGATGCAGGAATGGCAGGCCCTGCTGGCGCGCAGCATCGCTCAACTCAAACCCAAACAAAAGGCCACGATCATTTTGCGCGATCTTGAAGGGTATTCCGTCGCCGAAACCGCCGCGCTGCTGTCATGCACAGAGAACAACGTGTTGTGCAATCTTCATCTGGCGCGCAAAAATGTAAAACAAAAAATGCAACAATGGTTATCGCCACATGAACTCCTGTCGTGAATTCGAACCCTTGCTCTCGCTTTATGCCAACGCCGAGCTGGAGGCCGAGCAGGCCGGCACGCTCGAGAAACATCTTGCCGGTTGCGCAAACTGCCGCCGGGAAGTAGCCTCCTATCAAAGACTTTCCCGGCAAATGGGCCAACTTCACCCCCCTGCAATTCCGGAGAATGTATTTGCCGATTTTAACGCCGGTGTTGCCGATAAAATTGCGCGCGGAGAGTCGTGGCGCGTGCGGGTCGTCGCGTTGATCGCCGTCATTGCCTCTTATTATTCGCGCCGGCGAACGATGGTTTGGTCGTCGCTCCTCGTCTTGATTTTGGCCGGGACATTCACCGCAAATTATTTCGCTCGAATGGCCGCGCCTATCCAACCGACGCTCACAGAATTACTGCAGAACCGGGATTGGGCGGGACTTTATTATGAATTGAGTTCGCCGCTTTCGCGCACAGCGAGGTTGCATGAGCCGGTTCCTGCTGGGCTTCTTCTCACGGTGTTGCACGAACTCCGTGAGGCGGCCGGACATGATCGGCGCCTACGCGCCGGATTGGAACAAATTCTCTCTCAGGTTCCGTTGCTTAAACACAAAACCACCGGCGTCTCTCAGAGCGCCAATCGCATCGGCGTGATTGCCGCTGATGGTATTCGAATTCTCCAGCGAAACAACTCGTCCCGCACGAGCATGGCGCCGGTTGAGCGAAGCCTGTCACAAATCCCCCCGCATCAAGAGATCACCTTGAACGAGTTGATCGCCCAGACAAAATGACGCCGCCAATCCAGACACGCGCGCAGCGCTTACTTGTGCATGGCTAAAATTGAAAGGGTATTCTCATGAACCGAATTGTTTTGTTGATTGCCCTGCTTGCCATTTTCGTCATGAACGGCTGTCTTTTCATTGAAGCCGTGGAAGTTCGCATTCGCTTTCCGGGCAAGAATCAGCCGCCGGAAGTGACTCTCATTTATCACAATATATCGAGTGATGCCGAAAATCAGGAGAAACTCCAAAAGGATTTTGCGGAGTTGATCGAGTATTGGCAAAGCAAGCAGGATTCCGCCGAGTTGGCGGAGGATGGTCTGTTGCTCCAACAGCGTGACATCGATATCGTCGAAGGCAAGCTGCAGGTGAAAACGCACGCACTTCTGACCGGAACTATCTCAGAGGCTTTTGGCGAAGGCGGGCAAAGCATGATTGAAGCCGGCATCACCTCAAACGGCGAGCGTATTTTGATAATGGAGGGCAAAGAAGCCGAGGTCACCGAAACCAACGGCAAAGTGTACAAAACCGGCAAAAATTACATCGTCGTTTGGCCCGAGGATTTGGCGGAAATTTATTGGATCCAGCGCATGCATCACAGCCAGGACGATGTGAAACAGGCGCAACGCAATCGCCCGGCGTTCATAAAGATGTTCAATCAGTATGTGCAGGCGGAGCAACAGAGCCAGGCCAAGTAGCGGCGTGCCTCATCGCAGCAGCACGATCTTGCGCGTCGCGGATTGTTGCCGTCCCTGCAAATCCGTAAGATTGACGCGCATGAGATAAACCCCGCTGGCGGCGAATTCGCCCGCGGCATCGCGGCCGTCCCAGCGGAATTGTTGCATGCCGGCCTGTTGCCAAATAGTGGGCAGGCTGCGCACACGGCGCCCGGTTAAGTCGTAAATTACGAGATCAACATAAGAAGGCTTGGGCAGCTCGTAACGCAGAATCGTTCCGGGTTGCTGCGCCGGAGAAAACGGATTCGGGAAGCTTTGCAGCAATTGAAAACTGCCGGGGGCTTTTCCGTTTGAGGTAACGGCTGTGCCGGAGGCCGCGCGAATGGTTTTGCCCGCAACCCGCGCGCCGAACTCATCGACAATTTCCAAAAGCACGGAATCTGCGCCGAACACTGTGACCCGGCCATAGGCATCGTTGAAATTCCCCGAGGCCAGATTCTGCCCGCCGCCGTTCCAGATATTGAAACCGAACAATTCGAGCAACAATACCAAACGCGAGTTGGATTGCTCCAATGCGCCGGCCATCAATTCCGGCAAGCCGCCGTTTTGGCCGTCATCGATTGCGGCGGTGTGCGTGTCGCCGCTGAGCATGATGACATTCTTGATTTGATTATCATCGATAAATTGCAACAAACGTTCCTGATCCGCCGGAAATCCCACCCATTTATCCGCCATTCCAAGCCCGACGCGCAGCAGCGAGCCGGAGCCGTAACCCGGCACAAAGACGATGCTGTCTTGCAGCGCCACGGAGAGATCAATCACCCGGCGCAAGCCGCGATTGAATGGCACGGTGGTGACAATGAATTTCCAATCGGCGGTTGAAGCGCGCAATTCCCGCAGCAGCCAGTTCATTTGATCTTCGCCCGGCAAATCGGAATAGCCGGCCAGCATGGAATGCGATTCGTCCGGCGCGAATTCGATGCTGTCGGTGGCGGGATTGTAAACAAAGGCATCGAGATTGGGACGGCGCTGGCTGCGCGTATCCAGCATGAAAAAGTCCGCGTTGCCGCAGGTGAACTTGTGCCAGATGCCGCCTTGCGCGTTGGCGAGCGGATAGCCCGGAAATAATTCCTGATAGCCGCGAATGCTGTTTTCACGGGCAACGGGCGAAACCTCGATGGTACGCATCGAATCCGGGCGCGGATAGCTCAACGCCGAAGCATCGTCGTTCATGTAATCGTGATCATCGAAAACATAGTCAATTGGTGTCGTGCGCAGGACGTGTTGCAGCGCATGCGACGAATCGTATTTTGCACGATAGGTCGTCTGCACCCTGCCCATGTCCGCGCTGAACACGCGCTGCCGATTCGTTTGTGAGTCAGTCGTATCAGGGTAACACCAATCCCCGATTTGCAGGAAGAAACGGAGGTCATCGTTTTTCATGACGGTAAAAACGCGGCCATCGCCGGGCTGCGGCTGCCGGCGAACCACGACGCAAGATCCGAACGCGAATTGAAACGGCGCGCGTTCGCCCTCGCGAAAAAATGTTCGAAAGCTGCGAACCTCGCCGGTGGGCTGGCCGTTGACCAGCGCTTGATAGTAGTAACGCTGATCCGGTTGCAAGTTTGAAATATCAAGCAAGGCAGCAAAATCGCGGGAAGAATCCGTGCGCACCGCCGTTGTGACGATCGCATTGTCGAAATTAGGCGACAGAGAAAGCCGGATGACGGCATCCCCGGCCGGCGCGACGCGCACGTAAAAACGCGCGGAGTTTGACGTCACCGCGCCCGCGAACGGGCCGTGTGTCAGCGTTTGCGCATGACCTGTAAGCAGGGTCGCATTCACACACAAAACAAAGACAGGGAGAAAACGAATTTTCATGATGAGATTGGAGTTTGATTAGCAATTCGTAACTAGTGCTTTGTTATCTTCTTGTATAAATGATTCCGAGTGTCATTCCGAAGGAATCCTGTGAGGTACTCGGCGCTGCGCGCAAATTTTTACAGGATGACGGTGATGGACGAGAAAGTTTTCAATGTTACAGATCACTAGTGAGTCCGAGCGGGACGCTCGATGGCATAAATCAGCTCGTCGATCGTCTTTCCGTCTTTTGAGACGCTTTTGTGCAAACGTGCTTCAAATTGATAACCGGCTTTTTCGAGTACGTGCATCGAGGCCGGGTTCCACTCATACACGCCGGCCTGAATGCGGCAGATATCGAAGCTCGCAAACGCATATTCTGTCATAGCGGCCACGGCCTCGGTAATGATGCCGCGTCCCCAAAATTTTTCCCCGAGCCAGTAGCCGATCTCCGCCGCGCCGCGATGAACATCCTCTTTCAAAACGAAACCGATGCCGCCTGCCGCTTCCCCCTCGACCACGATCGCAAAATTC is a window encoding:
- a CDS encoding MBL fold metallo-hydrolase, yielding MQEGFNSGPQSRLKHTPPKRGVARQRAQKLCTERAEKISAIFLKCKHRFSPGKICNRRESLLELSLLRYGNVMFVCDKTIRLLNSRVTFDAASRQESCCVSHAHADHARPHQLTYATPATAALMQARLGRLRIESAPFGHPIEIDQYRISFHPAGHILGSAQILAEHQGQRLLYTGDFNLQESATAEKLEIVSADILIMECTYGHPRYQFPARAELIDRLCGWIHAALKNGRIPVVIGYALGKSQEAMKILADNGFQLCAHGSIMKLVRVYEKFGHDFGTVEPLRGSSILEGKVVVVPRRAELTRVINRIPNKRTLFLSGWAIHEGFKYRCGVDEAIPLSDHADFKGLLEFVRRVNPKKIFITHGPANFAVYLRQLGYDAQPLRAVKQGELF
- a CDS encoding nucleotidyltransferase domain-containing protein — its product is MREIASQCATHLAQHYDVEAVYLFGSLAGGRPIHERSDIDLAIAGLPAKRYFSALKELWSFLPPDAELDLVPLEDARPPLREIILREGNLLYERQWLSPAQD
- a CDS encoding RNA polymerase sigma factor, coding for MVENPKISNAEREFAELIAAHQRDLVNLAYRFVGNVEDAKDLAQWAFARLWLHRENLKAGREGFYYLRRVLVNLCIDHLRRREPVKEDLSASEDALLELAPDPLQALEMQEWQALLARSIAQLKPKQKATIILRDLEGYSVAETAALLSCTENNVLCNLHLARKNVKQKMQQWLSPHELLS
- a CDS encoding GNAT family N-acetyltransferase translates to MELKLTRYTIRPWQRGDEASLVRHANNRSIWRNLRDTFPHPYTLKDAEEWIRFANAENPPRNFAIVVEGEAAGGIGFVLKEDVHRGAAEIGYWLGEKFWGRGIITEAVAAMTEYAFASFDICRIQAGVYEWNPASMHVLEKAGYQFEARLHKSVSKDGKTIDELIYAIERPARTH